A stretch of the Medicago truncatula cultivar Jemalong A17 chromosome 5, MtrunA17r5.0-ANR, whole genome shotgun sequence genome encodes the following:
- the LOC11442326 gene encoding E3 ubiquitin-protein ligase UPL1, whose protein sequence is MTTLRSNWPSRLRQLLSSEGAIGPSIKLDSEPPPKVKAFIEKVIQCPLQDIAIPLSGFRWEYDKGNFHHWRPLLLHFDTYFKTYLSCRNDLTLLDNLEVDSPLPKHDILQILRVMQIILENCPNKSTFDGIEHFKLLLASTDPEILIAALETLSALVKINPSKLHGNAKMVSCGSVNSSLLSLAQGWGSKEEGLGLYSCVMANEKAQNEALSLFPSDVEIGGDQSNYRIGTTLYFELHGPSAQSEELSADTSSPAMRVIHMPDLHLRKEDDLSLLKQCIEQYNIPSELRFSLLSRIRYAHAFRSPRICRLYSRICLLSFIVLVQSGDAHDELVSFFANEPEYTNELIRIVRSEETISGSIRTLAMLALGAQLAAYTSSHERARILSGSSSSFAGGNRMILLNVLQRAILSLKNSSDPSTLAFVEALLQFYLLHVVSTSTSGSSIRGSGMVPTFLPLLEDSDPAHVHLVCFAVKTLQKLMDYSSSAVSLFKELGGIELLSQRLWKEVQRVIELVGENDNMFIAGESSRHSTDQLYSQKRLIKVSLKALGSATYAPANATRSQYSNDNSLPATLCLIFQNVDKFGGDVYYSAVTVMSEIIHKDPTCFSILHDMGLPNAFLSSVGSELLPSSKALTCIPNGLGAICLNAKGLEAVRESSSLRFLVDIFTSKKYVLAMNEAIVPLANAVEELLRHVSSLRSTGVDIIIEIIHKIASFGDENGRGFSGKANEGTAMETDSEVKENEGHGCIAGTSYSAAEGISDDQFIQLCVFHLMVLTHRTMENSETCRLFVEKSGIESLLKLLLRPTIAQSSEGMSIALHSTMVFKGFAQHHSTSLARAFCSSLKEHLKKALAGFSAASEPLLLDPRMTNDGGIFSSLFLVEFLLFLAAAKDNRWVSALLTEFGNGSKDVLEDIGSVHREVLWQIALLENKKQGIEEEGSCSSDSQQAERDASETEEQRINSFRQLLDPLLRRRTSGWSIESQFFDLINMYRDLGRSTGFQHRSISAGPNVRSSSSNQLHHSGSDDNAESVNKKESDKTRSYYTSCCDMVRSLSFHITHLFQELGKVMLLPSRRRDDIVNVSPASKSVASTLASIALDHMNYGGHANQSGTEESISTKCRYYGKVIDFIDSMLMERPDSCNPVLLNCLYGRGVIQSVLTTFEATSQLLFSVNRVPASPMDTDDANAKQDDKEDTNNSWIYGSLASYGKLMDHLVTSSFILSSFTKHLLAQPLTNGDTPFPRDPETFMKVLQSTVLKTVLPVWTHPQFGDCSYEFISSVISIIRHVYSGVEVKNVNGSGGSRITGPPPNETTISTIVEMGFSRSRAEEALRHVGSNSVELVMEWLFSHPEEVQEDDELARALAMSLGNSESDTNDAVPNANENESVQQLEEETVQFPSVDELLSTCTKLLMKEPLAFPVRDLLLMICSQDDGKHRSSVVLFIVDRIKECGLVSSNENYTMLATLFHVLALILNEDTVAREAASKSGLIKIASDLLYQWDSSLDSKEKQQVPKWVTAAFLALDRLLQVDPKLNSEIIEQLKKEVVNNQQASITIDEDRQNKLQSALGLSMKYADIHEQKRLVEIACSCMKNQLPSDTMHAVLLLCSNLTRNHSVALAFLDAGGLSLLLSLPTSSLFSGFDNVAASIVRHILEDPQTLRQAMESEIKHNLLTVPNRHPNGRVNPRNFLSNLASVIARDPAVFMQAAQSVCQVEMVGERPYIVLLKDKDKVKEKEKDKYKSLEKEKVQNGDGKVGVGHTNTAGSGNGHGKIHDSNTKSVKGHRKPSQSFIDVIELLLESICTFIPPLKDDVDPNVLPGTTASSDMDIDVSMNKGKGKAVATGSDGNETSSQEASASLAKIVFILKLLTEILLFYSSSVYVLLRRDAELSSSRVTYQKSPVGISIGGIFYHILHNFLPYSRNSKKDKKVDGDWRQKLATRANQFMVAACVRSTEARKRIFSEISSIINEFVDCHGVTHPGNEILVFVDLINDVLAARTPSGSCISAEASATFIDVGLVKSFTRTLQVLDLDHADSSKVATGIIKALELVSKEHVHSADSNAGKAKPDLQQPGRIDNIGDMSQSMETTSQANHGSRQADQVGPYTGQTYGGSEAVTDDMEHDQDLDGNFAPSNEDDYMHENSEDARDVENGMESVGLQFEIQPHGQENLDEDDDEDDDMSGDEGEDVDEDEDDEEHNDLEHEVHHLPHPDTDQDDHEIDDDEFDDEVMEEDDEEDEEDEDGVILRLEEGINGINVLDHIEVLGRDNNFPNEAFHVMPVEVFGSRRPGRTTSIYNLLGRTGDTATPSRHPLLVDPSSSFPPSTGQSDSLMENNTSGLDNIFRSLRSGRHGNRMNLWTDNTQQSGGSNTSVVPQGLEELLVSQLRQQTPENSPNQDGAEAGSHGNVETSQAQDSGGAMPEIPVESNAIQGVGITTPSIIDNSNDAGIRPAGTGEQTNVSNTHSPAAEMPFEHNDGALRDVEAVSQESGGSGATFGESLRSLDVEIGSADGHDDGGERQVSADRIAGDSQAARSRRANMPPGHFPPVIGRDTPLHSVAEVSENSSRDADQVSPAAEQQVNSDAGSGAIDPAFLDALPEELRAEVLSAQQGQVAQPPNVESQSSGDIDPEFLAALPADIRAEVLAQQQAQRLNQSQELEGQPVEMDTVSIIATFPSDLREEVLLTSSDNILANLTPALVAEANMLRERYAHRYSRTLFGMYPRSRRGETSRRDGIGSGLDAVGGPISSRRSSGTKVVEADGAPLVDTEALHGMVRLFRMVQPLYKGQLQRLLLNLCAHSETRISLVKILMDLLRLDVRRSVSSFGTVEPPYRLYGCQSNVMYSRPQSFDGVPPLLSRRVLETLTYLARNHLYVAKSLLQSRLPHPEIKEPNNTSDARGKAVMVVEDEVNIGESNRGYISIATLLALLNQPLYLRSIAHLEQLLNLLDVIIDSAGSKSSPSDKSLISTPKPSSDPQISAVEAETNAGSGDASNTVNDSSKPTSVDNIIESESQRVLSNLPQSELRLLCSLLAHEGLSDNAYTLVADVVKKLVAIAPTHCQLFVTELAEAVQNLTSSAMAELRVFSEAMKALLSTTSTDGAAILRVLQALSSLVTSLTEDHGDTVNPAALSEVWQINSALEPLWQELSCCISKIESYSESTSEFVTPSSSSASQPAGTMPPLPAGSQNILPFIESFFVVCEKLHPAQPGASHDQSIPVISDVENASTSESPQKVSGPAVKVDEKNMAFVKFSEKHRKLLNAFIRQNPGLLEKSFLLMLKVPRFIDFDNKRAHFRSKIKHQHDHHHSPLRISVRRAYVLEDSYNQLRMRPTQDLKGRLTVHFQGEEGIDAGGLTREWYQLLSRVIFDKGALLFTTVGNESTFQPNPNSVYQTEHLSYFKFIGRVVGKALFDGQLLDVHFTRSFYKHILGVKVTYHDIEAIDPDYFKNLKWMLENDISDVLDLTFSIDADEEKLILYERTEVTDYELIPGGRNIKVTEENKHQYVDLVAEHRLTTAIRPQINAFLEGFSELIPRELISIFNDKELELLISGLPDIDLDDLRANTEYSGYSAASPVIQWFWEVVQGLSKEDKARLLQFVTGTSKVPLEGFSALQGISGSQKFQIHKAYGSPDHLPSAHTCFNQLDLPEYPSKQHLEERLLLAIHEASEGFGFG, encoded by the exons ATGACAACGCTAAGATCGAATTGGCCTTCAAGGTTACGTCAACTTCTGTCAAGTGAAGGTGCAATTGGTCCTTCTATTAAGCTCGATTCTGAGCCT CCTCCTAAGGTCAAAGCCTTCATTGAGAAGGTCATCCAGTGTCCGTTACAAGATATAGCTATACCACTATCTGGCTTTCGGTGGGAGTACGACAAG GGGAATTTTCATCACTGGAGACCATTGCTGCTTCATTTCGATACATACTTCAAGACTTATTTGTCGTGTAGAAATGACCTCACTTTGTTAGATAATCTAGAAGTTGACAGCCCATTACCAAAACATGATATTCTGCAAATATTGCGGGTGATGCAAATAATTTTAGAGAACTGTCCAAATAAGAGCACCTTTGATGGCATAGAG CATTTCAAGCTTTTGCTAGCATCAACCGATCCCGAGATTCTTATTGCTGCATTAGAGACTCTTTCTGCACTTGTAAAAATTAATCCCTCTAAGCTTCATGGAAATGCAAAGATGGTTAGCTGTGGTTCAGTGAACAGCTCTCTCTTATCGCTAGCACAGGGATGGGGAAGCAAGGAGGAGGGACTGGGATTGTACTCTTGTGTAATGGCAAATGAGAAAGCCCAAAATGAAGCACTAAGCTTGTTTCCTTCTGATGTAGAGATTGGTGGTGATCAATCTAATTATCGCATAGGTACTACTCTTTATTTTGAATTACATGGACCTAGTGCACAAAGTGAAGAACTCAGTGCAGATACATCTTCCCCTGCCATGAGAGTCATACATATGCCAGATTTACATCTCCGCAAAGAAGATGATTTGTCATTGTTGAAGCAATGCATTGAACAATATAACATTCCTTCAGAGCTCAGATTTTCGTTGCTCTCTAGAATTAGATATGCTCACGCTTTTCGGTCTCCTAGGATATGCAGGCTTTACAGCAGGATATGCCTACTTTCTTTCATTGTGCTGGTTCAATCTGGCGATGCTCATGATGAACTTGTGTCCTTTTTTGCTAATGAACCGGAATATACAAATGAGTTAATTAGAATTGTGCGATCTGAAGAAACCATATCTGGATCTATCAGAACACTCGCAATGCTTGCATTAGGAGCCCAGTTGGCAGCATATACTTCATCGCATGAAAGGGCACGGATACTTAGTGGATCTAGTTCAAGTTTTGCCGGTGGGAACCGCATGATACTTCTGAATGTGCTACAGAGGGCTATCTTGTCATTGAAAAATTCTAGCGATCCATCGACCCTTGCCTTTGTTGAGGCACTTCTTCAGTTTTATTTGCTTCATGTGGTTTCAACGTCAACTTCTGGGAGTAGTATTAGAGGTTCTGGTATGGTACCTACATTCTTGCCGCTTCTGGAGGATTCTGATCCTGCACATGTTCATTTAGTGTGTTTTGCTGTGAAAACCCTTCAGAAGCTTATGGATTATAGTAGCTCGGCTGTATCTTTGTTTAAAGAGTTGGGGGGCATTGAGCTTTTGTCTCAGAGATTATGGAAAGAAGTGCAAAGGGTCATTGAATTAGTTGGAGAAAACGATAACATGTTCATTGCTGGTGAAAGTTCAAGGCATAGTACTGATCAATTGTACTCCCAGAAGAGGCTCATAAAGGTCTCCCTCAAGGCACTTGGTTCTGCAACATATGCACCTGCAAACGCCACAAGATCTCAATATTCTAACGACAATTCATTGCCTGCTACTCTATGCTTAATATTTCAGAATGTAGATAAGTTTGGAGGTGATGTTTACTACTCAGCTGTTACTGTCATGAGCGAAATAATCCATAAAGATCCTACATGTTTTTCTATTCTGCACGATATGGGTCTTCCCAATGCTTTTTTGTCATCAGTTGGATCTGAACTGCTTCCttcatcaaaggctttgacatGTATTCCGAATGGTCTTGGGGCCATATGTCTCAATGCCAAAGGGCTAGAGGCCGTTAGAGAATCTTCGTCACTGCGGTTCCTTGTTGATATTTTCACTAGCAAAAAGTATGTCTTAGCCATGAATGAGGCTATTGTTCCTTTAGCAAATGCTGTGGAGGAACTTCTACGTCATGTGTCCTCATTGAGAAGCACTGGTGTGGATATTATCATTGAAATCATCCATAAGATTGCATCTTTTGGTGATGAAAATGGTAGAGGATTTTCTGGAAAAGCTAATGAAGGTACTGCAATGGAAACAGATTCTGAAGTCAAAGAGAATGAAGGCCATGGTTGCATTGCAGGCACTTCATATTCAGCTGCAGAAGGCATAAGTGATGACCAGTTTATTCAGCTATGTGTCTTTCATTTGATGGTATTGACTCATAGGACTATGGAAAATTCTGAAACATGCCGGCTATTTGTGGAAAAATCAGGAATTGAATCTTTGTTGAAGTTGTTATTACGACCCACTATTGCTCAATCCTCAGAAGGCATGTCCATTGCTTTACACAGCACCATGGTATTTAAGGGGTTTGCTCAACATCACTCAACTTCTCTGGCACGAGCCTTCTGTTCCTCTCTTAAAGAGCACTTGAAGAAAGCATTAGCTGGGTTTAGCGCAGCTTCTGAACCTTTGTTGCTGGATCCTAGAATGACAAATGACGGTGGCATATTTTCGTCCCTTTTCCTTGTTGAGTTCCTACTATTCCTTGCAGCAGCGAAAGACAACCGGTGGGTGAGTGCGTTGCTTACAGAATTTGGAAATGGCAGTAAGGATGTCCTTGAAGACATTGGGAGTGTCCACCGTGAAGTTCTGTGGCAAATTGCTCTACTTGAAAATAAGAAACAAGGGATTGAAGAAGAGGGTTCTTGTTCTTCTGATTCCCAACAGGCAGAACGTGATGCAAGTGAAACCGAGGAGCAAAGGATCAATTCTTTCAGGCAGTTACTTGATCCATTACTGAGGAGGAGGACATCAGGATGGAGCATTGAATCTCAGTTTTTTGACCTTATAAACATGTATCGAGATTTGGGTCGTTCCACTGGTTTCCAACATCGATCAATTTCAGCTGGGCCGAACGTACGGTCAAGCTCCAGTAACCAGTTGCATCATTCTGGGTCTGATGATAATGCTGAGTCTGTTAATAAGAAGGAATCTGACAAGACTAGGTCTTATTATACCTCTTGTTGTGACATGGTCAGATCACTTTCATTTCACATTACCCATTTGTTCCAAGAGTTGGGAAAAGTAATGTTGCTCCCATCACGTCGACGTGATGATATTGTGAATGTAAGTCCTGCTTCAAAATCAGTGGCTTCTACTTTGGCATCAATTGCCCTAGATCATATGAATTATGGGGGCCATGCAAATCAGTCGGGAACAGAAGAGTCCATATCAACCAAGTGTCGGTATTATGGGAAAGTGATCGACTTCATAGATAGTATGCTAATGGAGAGGCCAGATTCATGCAATCCTGTTCTGTTGAATTGCTTGTATGGACGTGGAGTTATTCAATCTGTATTGACCACCTTTGAAGCTACCAGTCAGCTGCTCTTTTCAGTTAATCGGGTCCCTGCCTCGCCTATGGATACTGATGATGCAAATGCAAAGCAAGATGACAAGGAGGATACAAATAACTCATGGATTTATGGTTCTTTAGCTAGTTATGGGAAATTGATGGACCATCTGGTAACCTCCTCTTTTATATTATCATCATTCACAAAACATTTGCTTGCACAGCCCCTTACAAATGGTGACACACCTTTCCCAAGGGACCCTGAGACTTTTATGAAAGTCCTCCAATCCACAGTGTTGAAGACCGTGCTTCCTGTTTGGACTCATCCCCAGTTTGGTGACTGTAGTTATGAATTTATTTCTTCAGTTATCTCCATCATTAGGCATGTCTATTCAGGGGTTGAAGTAAAAAATGTAAATGGCAGTGGTGGTTCTCGTATTACTGGACCGCCTCCTAATGAAACAACTATTTCTACCATTGTAGAGATGGGTTTTTCGCGGTCTAGAGCAGAGGAAGCTTTGAGGCATGTTGGGTCGAATAGTGTAGAGTTGGTGATGGAGTGGTTGTTCTCACATCCAGAAGAAGTACAAGAAGATGATGAACTTGCTCGTGCACTTGCAATGTCCCTTGGGAACTCTGAGTCAGACACCAATGATGCCGTTCCAAATGCAAATGAAAATGAATCTGTTCAACAGCTTGAAGAAGAGACAGTACAGTTTCCTTCTGTTGATGAGTTGTTATCTACATGCACAAAACTTCTGATGAAAGAACCTCTTGCTTTTCCTGTCCGCGACTTACTTTTGATGATATGCTCTCAGGATGATGGTAAACATAGATCTAGTGTTGTCTTATTTATTGTTGACCGAATCAAAGAGTGTGGTTTGGTTTCTAGCAATGAAAATTACACCATGCTGGCTACTCTTTTTCATGTTCTTGCTTTAATTCTTAATGAGGATACTGTGGCACGGGAAGCTGCTTCCAAGAGTGGATTGATCAAAATTGCCTCTGATCTACTCTACCAGTGGGATTCTAGTCTTGATAGCAAGGAGAAACAGCAGGTGCCAAAATGGGTCACAGCTGCTTTTCTTGCCTTAGACAGGTTGCTGCAGGTGGATCCAAAATTAAATTCTGAAATTATAGAGCAGTTGAAGAAGGAAGTTGTGAATAACCAGCAGGCATCAATTACTATTGATGAAGATAGGCAAAACAAGTTACAGTCTGCATTGGGGCTCTCAATGAAGTATGCTGATATTCATGAGCAGAAGAGACTTGTTGAGATTGCGTGTAGTTGTATGAAGAATCAACTTCCCTCTGACACAATGCACGCTGTTCTGCTTTTATGTTCCAATCTTACAAGGAATCATTCTGTTGCGCTTGCCTTTCTGGATGCTGGTGGTTTAAGTCTACTTCTTTCGTTACCAACAAGTAGTCTCTTCTCTGGGTTTGACAATGTTGCTGCCAGTATTGTCCGTCATATTCTTGAAGATCCACAAACACTCCGTCAAGCAATGGAATCTGAGATAAAACACAATCTTTTGACTGTGCCTAACCGGCATCCAAATGGAAGGGTCAATCCTcgcaattttctttcaaatttagcTTCTGTGATTGCTCGGGATCCAGCAGTTTTTATGCAAGCTGCACAATCTGTGTGCCAGGTTGAAATGGTAGGTGAAAGACCTTACATTGTCTTGCTGAAAGATAAAGACAAAgtgaaggagaaagaaaaggaTAAGTATAAATCAttggagaaagaaaaagtacaaaATGGTGATGGTAAGGTTGGTGTTGGGCATACAAACACAGCAGGTTCTGGCAATGGCCATGGCAAAATTCACGATTCAAATACCAAGAGTGTCAAAGGTCATAGAAAACCTAGTCAAAGTTTTATTGATGTGATAGAACTGCTGCTTGAATCTATATGCACTTTTATTCCCCCCTTGAAGGATGATGTTGACCCAAATGTTCTTCCTGGCACCACAGCATCAAGTGACATGGACATTGATGTCTCTATGAATAAGGGAAAGGGAAAAGCGGTCGCTACTGGGTCTGACGGAAATGAAACCAGTAGTCAAGAAGCTTCTGCATCACTTGCGAAAATTGTCTTTATTTTGAAGCTTTTGACAGagatattattgttttattcatCATCAGTTTATGTTCTACTTCGACGAGATGCTGAATTGAGCAGCAGTAGGGTCACTTATCAGAAGAGTCCTGTTGGTATAAGCATCGGTGGAATTTTCTACCACATTCTTCATAATTTTCTCCCATATTCTCGAAACTCCAAAAAGGACAAGAAAGTTGACGGTGATTGGAGGCAGAAACTAGCAACCAGGGCTAACCAGTTTATGGTGGCTGCTTGTGTCCGTTCCACAGAGGCAAGGAAGAGGATTTTTAGTGAGATCAGTTCCATCATCAATGAATTTGTTGATTGTCATGGCGTTACGCATCCAGGCAATGAAATTCTGGTTTTTGTTGATCTGATTAACGATGTTTTGGCTGCTCGCACGCCTTCTGGTTCATGCATCTCAGCTGAGGCCTCTGCCACTTTTATTGATGTTGGTTTGGTTAAATCATTTACTCGAACTCTTCAAGTTTTGGACTTGGATCATGCTGATTCATCTAAAGTTGCAACTGGTATTATTAAAGCTCTTGAGTTGGTTAGCAAGGAGCATGTCCATTCAGCTGATTCTAATGCAGGGAAAGCAAAACCTGATCTACAACAACCCGGACGAATAGATAATATTGGTGATATGTCTCAGTCCATGGAAACGACTTCTCAAGCCAATCATGGGTCTCGTCAGGCTGATCAAGTAGGGCCTTACACAGGTCAGACTTATGGTGGGTCTGAAGCTGTTACCGATGATATGGAACATGATCAAGATCTTGATGGGAACTTTGCTCCTTCTAACGAGGATGATTACATGCATGAAAATTCCGAGGATGCACGAGATGTTGAAAATGGAATGGAAAGTGTAGGTCTACAATTTGAAATTCAACCTCATGGCCAAGAGAATCTTGACGAAGATGACGATGAGGATGATGATATGTCTGGAGATGAAGGTGAAGATGTGGATGAAGACGAGGATGATGAGGAGCATAATGACTTGGAACATGAAGTCCATCACTTGCCACATCCTGACACAGATCAAGATGACCATgagattgatgatgatgagtttgatgatgaagtgatggaagaagatgatgaggaAGACGAGGAAGATGAGGATGGTGTTATACTGCGGCTTGAGGAAGGCATTAATGGAATTAATGTTCTTGACCACATTGAGGTTCTTGGCAGAGATAATAACTTTCCAAATGAAGCTTTTCATGTAATGCCAGTTGAAGTTTTCGGCTCTAGACGCCCAGGGAGGACAACATCTATTTATAATCTTCTGGGAAGAACTGGCGATACTGCTACGCCTTCCCGCCACCCACTCTTGGTTGATCCTTCTTCCTCATTCCCCCCATCTACGGGGCAGTCAG ATAGTCTTATGGAGAACAACACATCAGGTTTGGATAATATATTTCGATCATTGAGAAGTGGACGCCATGGAAATCGTATGAACTTGTGGACTGATAATACCCAACAGAGTGGTGGATCAAACACCAGTGTTGTACCACAAGGCCTTGAGGAGTTGCTTGTCTCTCAATTAAGGCAACAAACCCCTGAAAACTCGCCTAATCAGGATGGAGCAGAAGCAGGTTCTCATGGTAATGTTGAAACCAGCCAGGCACAAGATTCAGGCGGTGCAATGCCAGAAATCCCTGTTGAGAGTAATGCCATCCAAGGAGTTGGTATAACTACTCCTTCAATAATTGATAACAGTAATGATGCTGGTATCAGACCTGCAGGGACAGGAGAGCAAACAAATGTATCAAACACTCACTCACCGGCTGCTGAGATGCCATTCGAGCATAATGATGGTGCTTTGAGGGATGTTGAAGCCGTGAGCCAGGAGAGTGGTGGTAGCGGAGCAACTTTTGGGGAAAGCCTCCGGAGCCTAGATGTTGAGATTGGAAGTGCTGATGGCCATGATGATGGTGGGGAAAGACAGGTTTCTGCAGACAGAATAGCTGGTGATTCACAGGCTGCACGCTCAAGAAGAGCAAATATGCCTCCTGGTCATTTCCCCCCTGTTATTGGAAGAGATACACCCCTTCACAGTGTTGCTGAAGTTTCTGAGAATTCCAGTCGTGATGCAGATCAAGTGAGTCCAGCAGCAGAGCAGCAAGTGAATAGTGATGCTGGATCAGGAGCAATTGATCCTGCTTTTCTAGATGCTCTTCCTGAGGAGCTGCGTGCAGAAGTCCTCTCTGCACAGCAAGGTCAAGTGGCTCAGCCACCAAATGTCGAATCTCAGAGCTCTGGGGATATTGACCCAGAGTTCCTTGCTGCCCTCCCTGCAGATATTCGAGCAGAAGTTCTAGCTCAACAGCAAGCACAGAGGTTAAATCAGTCTCAGGAGTTGGAAGGTCAACCTGTAGAAATGGATACAGTCTCAATAATTGCAACGTTTCCTTCAGATTTACGAGAAGAG GTTCTGTTAACTTCATCTGATAACATCCTTGCCAATCTTACACCTGCCCTTGTCGCCGAGGCAAATATGTTGCGGGAGAGGTATGCACACCGTTACAGTCGTACCCTCTTTGGTATGTATCCAAGAAGCCGTAGAGGTGAGACTTCAAGACGTGATGGCATTGGTTCTGGCCTAGATGCAGTAGGGGGGCCTATTTCTTCACGCCGGTCCAGTGGAACTAAGGTTGTTGAAGCTGATGGAGCTCCACTAGTTGATACGGAAGCCTTGCATGGCATGGTTCGGTTATTTCGCATGGTGCAG CCACTCTACAAAGGCCAATTGCAGAGGCTTCTTTTAAATCTTTGTGCTCATAGTGAAACAAGAATATCTTTGGTGAAAATTCTGATGGACTTGCTAAGGCTTGATGTGAGAAGATCTGTCAGTTCATTTGGCACTGTTGAGCCACCGTATAGATTATATGGTTGTCAGAGCAACGTAATGTATTCACGCCCTCAGTCTTTTGATG GAGTACCCCCACTGCTGTCTCGACGAGTTCTTGAAACCCTGACCTATCTTGCTCGTAATCATCTATATGTGGCAAAGAGTTTGCTTCAGTCTAGGCTTCCTCATCCTGAGATTAAAGAACCAAATAACACTAGTGATGCACGTGGCAAAGCCGTGAtggttgttgaagatgaagtcAATATAGGTGAAAGTAATAGAGGGTACATCTCTATTGCAACGCTTTTGGCTCTTTTGAACCAGCCACTTTATTTGAGGAGTATAGCCCATCTTGAACAG CTGCTAAATTTACTGGATGTAATCATTGATAGTGCTGGAAGCAAGTCCAGTCCATCTGATAAATCCTTGATTTCAACTCCAAAGCCATCGTCGGATCCTCAAATTTCTGCTGTAGAGGCAGAAACGAATGCAGGTTCTGGTGATGCATCTAATACAGTTAACGATTCATCCAAACCCACTTCCGTTGATAATATTATAGAATCCGAGTCTCAGAGAGTATTGAGTAACTTGCCACAATCTGAACTCCGGCTCCTGTGCTCGTTGCTTGCACATGAAGG TTTGTCAGATAATGCATATACTCTTGTTGCGGATGTAGTGAAGAAATTGGTGGCCATTGCTCCAACTCATTGTCAGCTTTTTGTCACTGAGCTGGCTGAAGCAGTTCAAAACTTGACATCTTCTGCAATGGCCGAGTTACGTGTCTTCAGTGAAGCTATGAAAGCTCTTCTGAGTACTACATCTACAGATGGAGCTGCAATTTTGAGAGTTTTGCAAGCCTTGAGTTCCCTTGTCACCTCACTAACTGAGGATCATGGTGACACAGTTAATCCTGCTGCTCTTTCTGAGGTTTGGCAAATCAATTCAGCATTAGAACCATTGTGGCAGGAGCTGAGCTGTTGCATAAGTAAGATAGAGTCCTACTCTGAGTCTACATCTGAGTTTGTCACCCCATCTAGTTCCTCTGCCTCTCAACCAGCTGGTACCATGCCTCCACTTCCAGCTGGCTCTCAAAATATCTTGCCATTCATAGAATCTTTCTTTGTGGTTTGTGAGAAATTGCATCCCGCACAGCCAGGTGCTAGTCATGACCAGAGTATTCCTGTTATTTCTGACGTTGAGAATGCCAGTACATCTGAATCTCCGCAGAAAGTATCCGGACCTGCTGTGAAAGTAGATGAGAAAAATATGGCTTTTGTCAAGTTCTCAGAGAAACATAGGAAGCTTCTAAATGCTTTTATAAGGCAAAATCCTGGTTTGCTTGAGAAATCCTTCTTACTCATGCTGAAGGTTCCAAGATTTATCGATTTTGATAACAAGCGCGCTCACTTCCGATCAAAAATTAAGCATCAGCATGACCATCACCATAGCCCGTTAAGAATATCTGTCAGAAGGGCATATGTTCTAGAAGATTCTTATAACCAACTTCGCATGAGACCAACTCAAGATTTGAAGGGAAGGTTGACTGTTCACTTTCAAGGGGAGGAAGGTATCGATGCAGGAGGACTTACAAGGGAGTGGTATCAATTGTTGTCCAGAGTTATTTTTGACAAGGGAGCACTGCTTTTTACTACAGTGGGCAACGAGTCAACATTTCAACCAAACCCTAACTCTGTTTATCAAACAGAACATTTATCTTATTTCAAGTTTATTGGTAGAGTG GTTGGTAAAGCACTATTTGATGGTCAACTTTTGGATGTTCATTTTACTCGCTCATTCTACAAGCACATACTTGGGGTCAAGGTTACATATCATGATATTGAAGCCATTGACCCtgattatttcaaaaatttgaaatggaTGCTTGAG AATGATATCAGTGATGTTCTGGATCTTACTTTTAGCATTGATGCAGATGAGGAAAAATTGATCTTATATGAACGGACAGAA GTGACTGATTATGAGTTGATTCCTGGCGGACGGAATATCAAAGTTACTGAAGAGAATAAGCATCAGTATGTTGATTTGGTTGCTGAGCATCGGTTGACAACTGCTATTCGACCTCAAATAAATGCTTTCTTGGAAGGGTTCAGTGAATTAATTCCCAGAGAGTTGATATCCATATTCAATGACAAAGAGCTTGAATTATTGATCAGTGGGCTTCCTGATATTGATT TGGATGACTTGAGAGCAAATACAGAATATTCTGGATATAGTGCTGCATCGCCAGTTATTCAATGGTTTTGGGAGGTTGTTCAAGGCTTAAGCAAAGAAGACAAGGCTCGCCTTTTGCAATTTGTAACTGGCACATCCAAG GTGCCTTTGGAAGGTTTTAGTGCTCTTCAAGGAATTTCAGGCTCCCAGAAATTTCAGATACATAAAGCATATGGAAGTCCTGATCACTTGCCTTCTGCTCATACTTG TTTCAATCAATTGGATTTGCCGGAGTATCCATCTAAACAACATTTGGAAGAAAGGTTACTGCTAGCGATTCATGAAGCAAGCGAGGGATTTGGATTTGGTTAa